A stretch of DNA from Juglans microcarpa x Juglans regia isolate MS1-56 chromosome 5D, Jm3101_v1.0, whole genome shotgun sequence:
GGTTAAAACATATCTTGtgttaaatgttttttaaaaaaatgtacaaatgcgacccacattgaattaaaatgtaaagaatgaaataattatacaaatacTTACCATTTTGGGCAGATGCCACAGCTGGAAGTGCAGGAATTTTCACACCTGAAATTGCCAAAACTCAGGTTGATAAGTAGAACGGAGAACATAACCCtttgttttacaaaaagaattttgattttcaaaCGGAACAAGAAACAAATTGCAGGATTTGCCATATTAATGAATAAAACTCAACAGGCAGGACATACTTTTATTACATGAAGCTGGCACGTGAGATGTAGGGGGCCAGGGAGCGGGAATGTTGTCATTCAGATCACAAAGGAAGCTTACTTCTGAAGATGTGTCAATCGTTGCATCAGAAGGTGTGCTTGGCAAAAGACATCCAGCCTCTGCTCCAGAAGAGGATAAAGAAAAACAAGCTAATCACAAGATTGCAATCtgaaaataatactttttaatcCATCCTCTAAGACAGGTCTAGATAAGAAACTATATGTTTTAATACTTCAAAACCTTGCACAGAACAAGAACAGTAAAAAGATAGGAAGAAAAAAAGCGAAAAAGAATTGGGTAATTTTGGAATCATACTCAGTGATTCTGTCTATAGACTATCAGTTCTTAATGCATATGCATCAGGAACATTACCTTGATTTCCAACTGAGATGTTCAAATTATCGTTCCACAGCATTTCAAAATggcaaaaaacaacaaaaatatcatgTGTTAGAATCATCTTTGAGTAAATAACAGATTTAGTTTGCCCATGAAAAGGATACAGATAAACAGCACCTACCTTCGAGGGAAAAATCCTTGAGGTTAATATGACAGAGGCTGTATACATTTTTggtaatatttgattttcttaacttttttccCAATGATGCAGCACAATCCAAAGCCTGCAAGTTAGTTATAAAACTCTGCTTTTGCAAGTGGGATACATAGCTTCCCATGGCACTACAGCATGTTGTTCGGTTATTTATCCGATCCCCACAGCCCGTTACCACATGGCTCATGTCAGGAAACACCAGGGGGcaaactgaagaagaaaatacgAGACATTATCAGTAAGGTCAGCTGAAGGGACTGGCATCGCTAGTCAGTATTTAACAAGTATAAAAACGTAGAGCTAACAAGAACTGCTGCACAACAAAATGtggaattaattaatttgcttgaTAAAGGATTGAGGAAATTACAGATACAGATAGATTAGACCAGCTACAAACCACCAAGGTTATCAAGAAGGATCCAGTATTAATAGTATGCAGTATTCCACACATTCTCACACAAGCATTTTGCTTCTAATACATACACATTTatgaatttgtaaataatttaaatgtcaCGAggtttctccaaaaaaaaaccctagacaAGTAATCTTGAGAGAGGTTCTTTTGGCATACATTCATTACCCAAAACTCACCTTTATTTACATTGCAATTGGATAGTCCTCTGAGAACTTTCTTCGCATGAGAAGCATTAAGTTCACTAGCCAACCAACGGAGGACAATACTCTTACAATCATTCACCCTGGTAGAGTGCTGAGGTAATATATAGGCCCCATCCATGCTCAAAAGCTCAGAAGATTTCAAAGCAATCCTCGTAGCAGCTTCTAATATCGCACTCTGGCAAATTTGGCTGCAGCATTCTTTCACAGGATCAATCTCTTCACAAGCTGCCAGAAGCTTCAAAGTATCAACAATGCTCTCCAACTCATTAACACTATTGACAGGGCAAGATGCTTCAGTGAGTTTTGAAGCATGAATTGAGCAAATCTGTGTGAGATTCTCATTTGCACCTTGGCCTACCAAAACCTTCTCAATATCTGAGAGACAAGATTTGGCAAGGGTCCCATTTAAAGCAAGAACATTGGTTTCTTTACTTGATTGACCAATGAGAATTTCAAGGGTGGCTTCCAACTGCGGACAACAGATTACATTAGCCAGAAATGGTGCAAATGCCGACCAGCAATCTATTGCTGTTACACTCATCAAGCTTTCAGCAGCAGTGAAGTTTAACACACAGATACCTGCattggaggagagagagagagagagagatcaccaAGCAGAAAGCGTACTGaaatcttcaatccaaataACTTCAAGGAAATGATTTAAATGGATATtcaatctaaattaaaaataaatagaccTGATAATTTTGTGACAGTGGTATTTGTGAAGGGTACCAGTGGTGAAGGTgcaaggagaggaagaaaaggcCGAGGAGACCCACTAGGAGAGGTCTCAGGAAGAATCGCATCCCCTTTTTTATCCATTAAAACAGGATCACTAAGATGATCTAACTGGCTGCAGCAAGATTCATGGAAACCTATACCAAAAGCATGAGAAAATGACGTTGTAATCTTGCAAGTTAAAAGATAGTATCTGAAAATCCTACATGGACAGTTTCCCTGTACGTTTTATAAACAGTTGaggtaaaaatttgaattactaGACGCATTATGTCTGAAAATATATGAGGTGACAAGGGAATAAATCCTAGTTGTATATAAACTAACAAATCATGTTATACTAAAGCATTTGGGGAATGGATAACTTCTCGTTGAATCAAACGAATGCAATGACTAAGGTGTATCAATTTAAACTTCCATTCACCAATAAAACTTTTTTGGAGGAGGAGGGGGCACACCACAACCTAACTCACctccgtttggatattgagatgagttgagttgtgaatagtagtattttgtggcTCCCATTaagatgggtttaacttttttaggttgagatgggtttaactttttaggttgagatgggtttaactttttaggttgaaaagtatgaagtaggttgagatgaatttaacttttttatgagaagttaaaaaagtagtgggtcccatcaatgattggtttgtgatgagttgagtttggttcaacaaccaaacacaaccagATGAGAAGAGAAGGTAAATTCTAAAATGATGAGACTACTTAAAAAGGCTGAATATGCAATAAAAATGATTCTCTACAAATAATAACATGAAACCTTCCGGCTCTGACTAATGATGCAATatgtgagaaaataaaagacCAGGCTTCCAGTGGAGACTACCCCATATCAAGGAGCGCCAATATTAGTGATATACTGAGTCTGCCTCTTATTGACCCATCGGTTTATTTCATTCTAGGTTTGAAATATGAATTTCACACGTGTAGGTTTGAAATATGACTCCTCCCTTGTAGAAAATACAAACTATAAGAAATTCATCAATCCACGTGTATATTTGAATCAGCATCCTTAGAATTCTGAGGGTATTCTACCATGCAAACCTTCTTAAATCTCAATCATTTCTTTCATCTCAAGTGGTTGGAATCTACCACATCAGTATTTGCCACTATTACCACTCAGTATCTACCACCTTGGTGCTTTCCGCATTTTACCATAATTAAAAGTACCAGATGATGCTGataccaaaaacataaaaacaatttttaaacTGGACATGACAAAATCGtaaccattatttaaaaaaatgattggaatttaaaaaacttaaaaatacaGAACTATTACTTGCTGAGAATCTCAAGGCTCGGAAATTTCAAGTATATAGTCTTCAGATGCACCCAAGGTCGTGCTTTTCTTAGCACTATTTCCATGAAAAGCAACCTTTGCATTATTTGATCCATTCAAGATTAGATATGCTATTTGTGTCAtaacatttgttgcaacaatcaAAACAATGGTGGCCAGGGTACTATCACAGCGACAAGTTATTAACA
This window harbors:
- the LOC121264193 gene encoding uncharacterized GPI-anchored protein At1g61900-like isoform X1, producing MVSLFESDTREGMKERASLKLTPNIILAEVFLLAVCFHESCCSQLDHLSDPVLMDKKGDAILPETSPSGSPRPFLPLLAPSPLVPFTNTTVTKLSGICVLNFTAAESLMSVTAIDCWSAFAPFLANVICCPQLEATLEILIGQSSKETNVLALNGTLAKSCLSDIEKVLVGQGANENLTQICSIHASKLTEASCPVNSVNELESIVDTLKLLAACEEIDPVKECCSQICQSAILEAATRIALKSSELLSMDGAYILPQHSTRVNDCKSIVLRWLASELNASHAKKVLRGLSNCNVNKVCPLVFPDMSHVVTGCGDRINNRTTCCSAMGSYVSHLQKQSFITNLQALDCAASLGKKLRKSNITKNVYSLCHINLKDFSLEVGNQEAGCLLPSTPSDATIDTSSEVSFLCDLNDNIPAPWPPTSHVPASCNKSVKIPALPAVASAQNGLHPDSVMNFLLFASSVVLVTLL
- the LOC121264193 gene encoding uncharacterized GPI-anchored protein At1g61900-like isoform X3; amino-acid sequence: MVSLFESDTREGMKERASLKLTPNIILAEVFLLAVCICVLNFTAAESLMSVTAIDCWSAFAPFLANVICCPQLEATLEILIGQSSKETNVLALNGTLAKSCLSDIEKVLVGQGANENLTQICSIHASKLTEASCPVNSVNELESIVDTLKLLAACEEIDPVKECCSQICQSAILEAATRIALKSSELLSMDGAYILPQHSTRVNDCKSIVLRWLASELNASHAKKVLRGLSNCNVNKVCPLVFPDMSHVVTGCGDRINNRTTCCSAMGSYVSHLQKQSFITNLQALDCAASLGKKLRKSNITKNVYSLCHINLKDFSLEVGNQEAGCLLPSTPSDATIDTSSEVSFLCDLNDNIPAPWPPTSHVPASCNKSVKIPALPAVASAQNGLHPDSVMNFLLFASSVVLVTLL
- the LOC121264193 gene encoding uncharacterized GPI-anchored protein At1g61900-like isoform X4; its protein translation is MVSLFESDTREGMKERASLKLTPNIILAEVFLLAVCFHESCCSQLDHLSDPVLMDKKGDAILPETSPSGSPRPFLPLLAPSPLVPFTNTTVTKLSGICVLNFTAAESLMSVTAIDCWSAFAPFLANVICCPQLEATLEILIGQSSKETNVLALNGTLAKSCLSDIEKVLVGQGANENLTQICSIHASKLTEASCPVNSVNELESIVDTLKLLAACEEIDPVKECCSQICQSAILEAATRIALKSSELLSMDGAYILPQHSTRVNDCKSIVLRWLASELNASHAKKVLRGLSNCNVNKVCPLVFPDMSHVVTGCGDRINNRTTCCSAMGSYVSHLQKQSFITNLQALDCAASLGKKLRKSNITKNVYSLCHINLKDFSLEVGNQGNVPDAYALRTDSL
- the LOC121264193 gene encoding uncharacterized GPI-anchored protein At1g61900-like isoform X2, translated to MDKKGDAILPETSPSGSPRPFLPLLAPSPLVPFTNTTVTKLSGICVLNFTAAESLMSVTAIDCWSAFAPFLANVICCPQLEATLEILIGQSSKETNVLALNGTLAKSCLSDIEKVLVGQGANENLTQICSIHASKLTEASCPVNSVNELESIVDTLKLLAACEEIDPVKECCSQICQSAILEAATRIALKSSELLSMDGAYILPQHSTRVNDCKSIVLRWLASELNASHAKKVLRGLSNCNVNKVCPLVFPDMSHVVTGCGDRINNRTTCCSAMGSYVSHLQKQSFITNLQALDCAASLGKKLRKSNITKNVYSLCHINLKDFSLEVGNQEAGCLLPSTPSDATIDTSSEVSFLCDLNDNIPAPWPPTSHVPASCNKSVKIPALPAVASAQNGLHPDSVMNFLLFASSVVLVTLL